The Cloeon dipterum chromosome 3, ieCloDipt1.1, whole genome shotgun sequence genome includes a region encoding these proteins:
- the LOC135938361 gene encoding uncharacterized protein LOC135938361, translating into MLLANLKHQKNHGDSESLKRSNLLELRNVLDLIADIRVREQQESRVLVSKVDPSDKTVQTLDQVRVDLSKLEEMLAVKEHFVKEQRLNAAQANFDVQAAATSKQVKKLRNKLADEKAKAELDYHKMLQKQIGRLNRRQLSLKLIEVQLLRTPCEMYAELAHDCLRVDRQSLQQLRQYLDKYQNVLMEEASKVMPFDRYAGEKDEELEKVLKSNKALALEVRQLGKDVKRISIEDENLEGQIVDIESEIKLVRDEFAEVGRKNVEFRYV; encoded by the exons ATGCTCCTCGCTAATCTAAAACACCAGAAAAATCATGGTGACTCTGAGAGCCTGAAGCGTTCCAACCTTTTGGAGCTGCGGAATGTCTTGGACCTGATCGCCGACATCAGAGTGCGCGAACAGCAAGAGAGCCGCGTCCTCGTGTCCAAAGTCGACCCTTCCGACAAAACAGTGCAGACTCTGGACCAAGTCAGGGTTGACCTGAGCAAACTAGAGGAAATGCTAGCAGTCAAGGAGCACTTTGTCAAG GAGCAACGACTGAACGCGGCGCAGGCAAATTTCGATGTCCAAGCAGCAGCGACCAGCAAGCAGGTTAAGAAGCTGCGAAACAAACTGGCGGACGAGAAGGCAAAAGCGGAGCTCGACTACCACAAGATGCTCCAGAAGCAAATTGGTCGGCTGAACAGGAGGCAATTGAGTTTGAAGTTAATTGAAGTGCAGTTGCTGCGCACTCCTTGCGAAATGTATGCCGAACTTGCCCACGACTGCCTCCGAGTCGATAGACAATCTCTACAGCAGCTAAGACAATATTTGGacaa ATACCAGAATGTACTAATGGAAGAAGCCAGCAAAGTCATGCCATTCGACAGATATGCTGGGGAAAAAGACGAAGAACTGGAAAAGGTTCTTAAGTCAAATAAAGCATTGGCTCTGGAAGTGAGGCAATTGGGCAAGGATGTGAAGAGAATTTCAATTGAAGACGAAAATTTGGAAGGTCAAATCGTGGATattgaatctgaaataaaattagtgcGAGATGAATTTGCTGAAGTAGGAAGAAAGAATGTGGAATTTAGGTATGTGTAg